One Paenibacillus sp. FSL W8-0186 genomic window carries:
- a CDS encoding FAD-dependent oxidoreductase — protein sequence MMQNIVIMGGGVIGLSCAFELRKRGHNITLLEIGKCGGQASGAAAGMLAPYSENLEEPDEFFRLCLDSLRLYPAWQAEIRQMSGEAFEYANSGSLYAVYHEADILALEGRLLWQREFGSSGRIVEGEELRRIEPGISSEVKAALYTPEESHIYAPHYVQALEQVCRNMGVRIFEHLESVDIVDWLPGPGKMPEPTQAPLAQGQGQLFGLLQEQPESLRREIVLQSKDGRKFPADRLIVCSGAWAQELSGTIALPLPIYPIRGQICAYDNTGHTVRGMVFNNQGYVVAKNNGTVVCGASEDIAGFDTSVTEKGIERLRKWNKRLFPSLEGEIPFHQWAGLRPSTQDGRPLLGTLEASDQIVLAAGHYRNGILLSPITAKIVADVIDGLKLPSYYPAFAPDRFNHMMMR from the coding sequence ATGATGCAGAATATAGTTATTATGGGCGGCGGCGTTATCGGATTGTCCTGCGCCTTTGAATTGCGGAAGCGGGGGCATAACATAACTCTGCTGGAAATCGGCAAGTGCGGCGGTCAAGCCTCGGGAGCAGCCGCAGGTATGCTGGCGCCATATTCCGAAAACCTGGAGGAGCCGGACGAATTCTTTCGACTGTGCCTGGACAGCCTGCGGCTGTATCCCGCATGGCAAGCGGAGATCAGGCAGATGTCAGGAGAAGCCTTTGAATATGCCAACTCTGGCAGCCTTTATGCGGTATACCATGAAGCGGATATTTTGGCCTTGGAGGGCCGGCTGCTCTGGCAGCGGGAATTCGGTTCCTCCGGCCGGATTGTCGAAGGGGAGGAGCTCCGGCGGATCGAGCCGGGGATCTCCAGCGAAGTCAAAGCGGCATTATATACACCCGAGGAGAGCCATATTTATGCGCCGCATTATGTGCAGGCGTTAGAGCAGGTTTGCCGGAATATGGGCGTGCGCATTTTCGAGCATTTGGAGAGCGTGGACATTGTCGATTGGCTGCCAGGACCTGGTAAAATGCCGGAGCCAACGCAAGCACCACTGGCGCAGGGTCAAGGACAGCTGTTCGGACTGCTGCAGGAGCAGCCGGAGTCTCTGCGCCGCGAGATCGTCTTGCAATCCAAGGATGGCCGGAAATTCCCGGCAGATCGCTTAATTGTATGCTCCGGCGCTTGGGCCCAGGAACTTTCCGGAACAATTGCGCTTCCCCTTCCGATTTATCCGATCCGCGGGCAAATATGCGCTTACGATAACACCGGGCATACGGTGAGGGGTATGGTGTTCAACAATCAAGGATACGTGGTCGCCAAAAATAACGGTACCGTCGTATGCGGCGCATCCGAGGATATTGCTGGCTTCGATACTTCGGTAACGGAGAAGGGCATCGAGCGGCTGCGCAAATGGAATAAACGGCTGTTTCCTTCTCTGGAAGGGGAAATCCCCTTTCACCAATGGGCCGGACTGCGTCCTTCCACCCAGGATGGCCGTCCTTTGCTGGGGACCCTCGAAGCTTCGGACCAGATTGTGTTGGCGGCTGGCCATTATCGCAACGGGATTTTGCTCAGCCCGATTACGGCCAAAATCGTGGCGGATGTCATCGATGGCCTGAAATTGCCCAGCTATTATCCGGCGTTTGCGCCGGATAGATTCAATCATATGATGATGCGCTAA
- a CDS encoding sulfurtransferase TusA family protein yields MSEPQVQKLQVDKTLDCKGLSCPMPIVKTKKAMDELIPGQVIEVQATDRGSLADIQGWAKNTGHQYLGTIEENNVLRHYLRRSRPDEIKAEQKHPYVASNEDLQAKIAAKDAITILDVREPAEYAFGHITGARSIPLGELELRAGELNPDEEIYVVCRSGSRSDLACQLLANKGFKQVKNVTPGMTDWKGPMEQAIEE; encoded by the coding sequence TTGTCTGAACCACAAGTGCAGAAGCTGCAAGTCGATAAAACGCTGGACTGTAAAGGACTTTCGTGTCCGATGCCCATAGTAAAAACCAAGAAGGCCATGGATGAGTTGATTCCTGGCCAAGTGATCGAGGTACAGGCCACTGACCGCGGTTCGCTGGCAGATATTCAAGGCTGGGCCAAAAATACAGGTCATCAATATTTAGGCACGATTGAAGAGAATAACGTTCTCAGGCATTATCTTCGCAGATCGCGTCCCGACGAGATCAAAGCGGAGCAGAAGCACCCCTATGTCGCTTCGAATGAAGATCTGCAGGCCAAAATCGCAGCGAAGGATGCCATCACGATTCTGGATGTGCGCGAGCCAGCGGAATATGCCTTCGGCCACATTACTGGTGCGAGATCTATTCCGCTGGGAGAACTGGAGTTGCGTGCGGGTGAACTGAATCCGGACGAGGAAATCTATGTGGTGTGCCGGAGCGGCAGCCGCAGCGACCTGGCTTGCCAACTGCTTGCCAATAAAGGCTTCAAGCAGGTGAAGAATGTAACACCGGGGATGACGGATTGGAAAGGGCCTATGGAACAGGCAATTGAGGAGTAA
- a CDS encoding DsrE/DsrF/DrsH-like family protein encodes MSTKVAIIASNGGLFDAYKVFNIATASAATEAEVAIFFTFEGLNLIHKQGNQQLPLPAGKEHFAEGFKNANVPSIPELVSMAQELGVKLIACQMTMDIMNLHKEDFVDGIEVGGAVTFLDFAKDANVSLSF; translated from the coding sequence ATGTCAACAAAAGTAGCGATTATTGCAAGCAACGGCGGTTTATTCGACGCATACAAAGTATTCAATATTGCCACGGCTTCGGCGGCAACGGAAGCTGAGGTAGCCATCTTTTTCACGTTTGAAGGGCTCAACCTGATCCACAAGCAAGGGAATCAGCAATTGCCGCTGCCGGCTGGGAAAGAACATTTTGCCGAGGGCTTCAAGAATGCGAATGTTCCTTCTATTCCGGAGTTGGTCAGCATGGCCCAGGAACTGGGCGTGAAATTGATCGCCTGCCAGATGACGATGGATATTATGAACCTGCACAAAGAAGATTTCGTCGACGGCATTGAAGTCGGAGGGGCTGTAACGTTTCTCGATTTTGCGAAGGATGCAAATGTTTCTTTGTCCTTTTAA
- a CDS encoding MBL fold metallo-hydrolase encodes MSATTSPLQTMTAGELTRRVLNKEPLFILDVRNDSDAADWQIEGESIELINIPYFDLLEGVDAALEQLPEDKDVLVVCAKEGSSKFVAEQLVEAGKRRVYYLEGGMKAWSEHLEPVLIGKLQDGGSLYQFVRIGKGCLSYMAVSAGEAAVIDAARMIDVYSAFAAEQGAAIKYVLDTHLHADHISGGRKLAEQTGGTYWLPPKDAEEVTFDYEQLEEGKVVTVGNTKIEIQPVYSPGHTIGSTSFIIDNRYLLTGDILFVESIGRPDLAGKAEDWVGDLYTTLHERYKSLPDELIVLPAHFGKITELGKDGAVSARLGDLYERNPGLQITAEAEFRRMVTENLPQHPNSYQEIRQTNMGKIHPDEEQQREMEIGPNRCAVHDK; translated from the coding sequence ATGTCAGCAACAACTTCACCATTGCAAACAATGACGGCCGGCGAGTTGACCCGGCGGGTTCTGAACAAAGAGCCATTATTCATTCTCGATGTCCGCAACGACAGCGACGCAGCCGATTGGCAAATCGAAGGAGAGAGCATTGAGCTGATCAACATCCCTTATTTTGATTTGCTGGAAGGCGTGGACGCTGCCTTGGAACAGCTGCCGGAGGACAAAGACGTACTCGTCGTCTGTGCCAAGGAAGGCTCCTCCAAGTTCGTAGCGGAGCAGCTCGTGGAAGCGGGTAAAAGACGTGTGTATTATTTGGAAGGCGGGATGAAGGCATGGAGCGAGCACTTGGAGCCCGTGCTGATCGGCAAGCTGCAGGATGGCGGCTCGTTGTACCAATTCGTGCGAATCGGCAAAGGCTGTCTGTCCTACATGGCCGTTTCTGCAGGGGAAGCCGCGGTGATTGATGCGGCAAGAATGATTGACGTATACTCGGCCTTTGCCGCAGAGCAAGGTGCAGCGATCAAGTATGTGCTGGACACGCACCTGCATGCAGACCATATCTCTGGAGGCCGTAAGCTGGCGGAGCAGACGGGAGGAACGTACTGGCTTCCTCCAAAGGATGCGGAAGAAGTAACGTTTGATTACGAGCAGCTGGAGGAAGGAAAAGTCGTCACCGTGGGAAATACTAAAATCGAAATTCAGCCGGTGTATTCCCCGGGACACACAATCGGCAGTACTTCCTTCATCATAGATAACCGGTATTTGCTGACCGGCGATATTCTGTTCGTCGAATCAATTGGACGCCCGGACTTGGCTGGCAAAGCAGAGGATTGGGTGGGGGATCTGTATACTACCTTGCATGAACGCTATAAATCGTTACCGGATGAATTGATCGTACTTCCTGCCCATTTTGGCAAGATAACGGAGCTGGGGAAGGACGGAGCTGTCTCCGCACGGCTCGGGGATCTCTATGAGCGCAATCCTGGCTTGCAAATTACTGCCGAAGCCGAATTCAGACGGATGGTTACCGAAAATTTACCACAGCACCCAAACTCCTATCAGGAAATCCGCCAGACCAATATGGGCAAAATACATCCGGATGAAGAGCAGCAGCGTGAAATGGAGATCGGTCCGAACCGCTGTGCCGTGCATGATAAATAA
- a CDS encoding sulfurtransferase TusA family protein, with protein MESNKKVDTTGLMCPMPIVKAKKALDELNPGEIMEVISTDKGSLNDFQAWVKQTNHELLKHSEKDGVYTFLVKKNK; from the coding sequence GTGGAAAGCAACAAAAAAGTCGATACAACAGGATTGATGTGTCCTATGCCGATCGTAAAAGCAAAGAAAGCGTTAGATGAGCTCAATCCCGGTGAAATTATGGAAGTCATCTCTACGGACAAGGGCTCCCTGAATGATTTTCAGGCTTGGGTTAAGCAAACGAATCACGAACTGCTGAAGCATTCAGAGAAGGACGGCGTCTACACTTTTCTGGTGAAAAAAAATAAATAA
- a CDS encoding sulfite exporter TauE/SafE family protein, which translates to MDFLLFIVMLMLGLIGSFFSGLLGIGGAIVSFPLLLFVPSAFGVANFTGQEVSSISMFQVFFASLAGVLTYLKNSKNQAAVIHKGLVVYMGAGILIGSLAGGLVSGYLDGRIINIIYGVLAIIAVILMLIPSKGKEGEAAGQPIVFNRAFAVIISFLVGIVSGIVGAGGAFILIPVMLTVMKIPTRITIASSLAIVFISAVGGVAGKLTTAAIPWEATLFTVIGSLLGAPFGSWLSARMNVKYLRYGLIVLIALTAIKVWMSIL; encoded by the coding sequence ATGGATTTTCTGTTATTCATCGTCATGCTAATGCTCGGATTAATTGGTTCCTTCTTTTCGGGGCTGCTCGGAATAGGCGGAGCGATCGTTTCGTTTCCACTATTGCTTTTCGTTCCTTCGGCGTTTGGCGTTGCGAATTTTACGGGTCAGGAAGTCTCTTCGATCAGTATGTTTCAGGTGTTCTTTGCCTCGCTTGCCGGCGTGCTGACGTATCTCAAAAACAGCAAAAATCAAGCGGCCGTCATTCATAAAGGCCTTGTTGTATATATGGGCGCCGGGATTTTGATCGGGAGCCTCGCCGGGGGGCTTGTGTCCGGATACCTGGACGGCAGGATCATCAACATCATTTACGGGGTGCTGGCCATCATTGCGGTTATTCTGATGCTGATCCCAAGCAAAGGCAAAGAAGGGGAAGCGGCTGGCCAGCCTATTGTATTTAATCGGGCGTTCGCTGTTATTATATCGTTTCTGGTCGGCATCGTGTCGGGAATCGTTGGTGCCGGCGGCGCATTTATTCTAATCCCTGTCATGCTGACGGTCATGAAAATTCCGACCCGCATTACCATTGCTTCTTCCTTGGCCATCGTGTTTATTTCAGCCGTCGGCGGTGTAGCCGGCAAATTGACTACAGCGGCTATCCCCTGGGAAGCTACGCTGTTCACCGTTATCGGCAGCCTGCTTGGCGCGCCGTTTGGTTCATGGCTCAGTGCGAGAATGAACGTCAAATATTTGCGGTATGGGCTTATTGTTTTAATCGCATTGACCGCCATTAAGGTGTGGATGTCGATATTGTAA
- a CDS encoding metal-sensitive transcriptional regulator, translating to MDYNYNEDLKRRLRRIEGQVRGVLRLMDEGKSCKEVVSQLSAVRNASDRAIAQIVAENLQQCILEEQSAGGNTDKVVKEAIELLVKSR from the coding sequence ATGGACTACAATTATAACGAGGATTTAAAACGGCGCCTGAGAAGAATAGAAGGACAAGTGCGGGGAGTCCTGCGTTTGATGGATGAAGGGAAATCCTGCAAGGAAGTGGTAAGCCAGCTGTCAGCCGTCCGCAATGCGTCGGACCGGGCTATCGCCCAAATCGTAGCCGAAAATTTGCAGCAGTGCATTCTGGAGGAGCAATCGGCAGGCGGAAACACCGATAAAGTCGTGAAGGAAGCGATCGAGCTGCTGGTCAAAAGCCGGTAA
- a CDS encoding rhodanese-like domain-containing protein, whose translation MAGQVSKEISPQELSARLKKGEAVKMLDVREPEEWAAGHIEGAKHIPLGQILERLGELDADEELIVICHSGNRSGLACELLEEKGFNVVNMTGGLLAWEDELV comes from the coding sequence ATGGCAGGACAAGTAAGCAAGGAAATTTCGCCGCAAGAGCTATCCGCACGCTTGAAGAAGGGCGAGGCGGTCAAGATGCTGGACGTCCGTGAACCGGAAGAATGGGCGGCAGGCCATATTGAGGGAGCAAAGCATATTCCGCTTGGACAAATCTTGGAGAGACTGGGTGAACTGGATGCGGACGAGGAGCTTATCGTAATTTGCCACAGCGGCAACCGCAGCGGACTAGCCTGCGAGCTGCTGGAGGAGAAGGGCTTCAATGTCGTCAACATGACCGGCGGGCTGCTGGCTTGGGAAGACGAGTTGGTCTAA
- a CDS encoding rhodanese-like domain-containing protein yields MLMWFIALIIAGLAYVLLRNLLPVKGLAYVDASILHNASELPEETRMLDVRDEVFYRECHVQGAINISIGRLPFVWSNELSPSEPILILSDSNIKSKRAARLLKSRGFRRIYAVRGHFCA; encoded by the coding sequence ATGCTCATGTGGTTCATTGCTTTAATCATAGCCGGTCTGGCATACGTGCTGCTTCGCAATTTGCTGCCTGTAAAAGGGCTGGCCTATGTCGACGCGAGCATTCTGCATAACGCATCAGAGCTGCCGGAAGAGACGAGGATGCTCGATGTCCGGGATGAGGTGTTCTACCGGGAATGCCACGTACAAGGGGCGATTAACATTTCGATCGGTCGTCTTCCTTTCGTTTGGAGCAACGAACTGTCCCCGAGTGAGCCGATCCTGATTCTCTCAGACAGCAACATTAAGAGCAAGCGGGCGGCGCGCCTATTAAAAAGCCGGGGCTTCCGGCGAATATACGCTGTCCGTGGGCACTTCTGTGCGTAA
- a CDS encoding rhodanese-like domain-containing protein, whose translation METGTLINILFILLVVWFAYTRLRPAPGLKTLREEQFRNKMQSSKDSILIDVRETGEYRRGHIPGAKNIPLSQLQGRLGEIPQDKDLLLYCQSGMRSKNAARILGKNGYSKLFHLAGGISAWRGKITK comes from the coding sequence ATGGAGACAGGTACACTAATCAATATTTTATTCATTCTATTAGTTGTTTGGTTCGCATATACCCGTTTACGGCCTGCTCCCGGTTTGAAGACACTCCGCGAGGAGCAGTTTAGAAATAAAATGCAGAGCTCTAAAGACTCGATACTCATCGACGTCCGGGAAACGGGCGAATACAGAAGAGGACATATTCCCGGCGCGAAGAACATTCCGCTCTCTCAGCTGCAAGGGCGGCTTGGCGAAATTCCGCAGGATAAAGACCTTTTGCTCTATTGCCAGAGCGGGATGCGCAGCAAGAACGCGGCTCGAATCCTTGGCAAAAACGGCTACAGCAAGCTGTTCCACCTTGCCGGGGGAATTAGCGCCTGGAGAGGCAAGATCACGAAGTAG
- a CDS encoding AIM24 family protein gives MNIEYNNESALLAGQAVTFHLQDGEIAHVLHPGQIIAFRGASSLRSDKLMNMKGMYRKRKLIRADIQGPCQFVASLPPSVTMKPIALTAGSDLLYDFKHLFFYTEGVQMETRILSMKNMMITRDAIKMKFSGEGHIGILTQGQVLELPLDPVEPIYVEAGSVIAYPENAKLELSVYGNHLASQHMRYQWKMTGRGHVLIQAGSGNRELERDLQNEDGIVKRFLREAIPFGGVFIK, from the coding sequence TTGAACATTGAGTATAATAACGAATCCGCTCTGCTGGCCGGGCAGGCGGTTACCTTTCATTTACAAGACGGGGAGATCGCCCATGTGCTGCATCCGGGGCAAATTATCGCCTTTCGGGGAGCGAGCAGCCTGCGGAGCGACAAGCTGATGAACATGAAAGGAATGTACCGGAAACGCAAGCTGATCCGTGCGGATATCCAGGGCCCCTGCCAATTCGTAGCCTCCCTCCCTCCTTCTGTTACGATGAAGCCGATTGCGCTTACAGCCGGGAGTGATTTGCTGTACGATTTCAAGCATTTGTTTTTTTATACTGAAGGCGTACAAATGGAAACCCGGATTCTCAGCATGAAAAACATGATGATCACCCGCGATGCAATCAAGATGAAATTCTCGGGGGAAGGCCATATCGGAATCCTGACGCAAGGCCAGGTACTGGAACTGCCGCTTGATCCCGTGGAGCCGATCTACGTGGAGGCAGGCAGCGTCATCGCTTACCCAGAGAACGCCAAACTGGAGCTATCCGTTTACGGTAATCATCTCGCCAGCCAGCATATGCGCTACCAGTGGAAGATGACCGGACGCGGCCATGTTCTCATCCAGGCCGGCTCTGGCAACCGCGAGCTGGAACGCGACTTGCAGAACGAAGATGGCATCGTGAAGCGCTTCTTGCGCGAGGCCATCCCCTTCGGCGGTGTCTTTATCAAGTAA
- a CDS encoding DegV family protein produces the protein MTQVKIFADSISDVPNSWIEQHDIGIVPLYVVFGETAYKDKLEITTTDIYRRVDEGGELPGTAAPSPADFVTAFAPCIEQGQDIVFISMSSKLSSTYQNALIAAEEFPAGRVSVVDSMHVSGGVALLVIKAALAAKDGASPQQIVELVEEWRERVEMEVLVDSLDYLHRGGRVSSVQHMIGSLLKIRPVLRIKDGFVISADKYRGKTEKAVQRMLQHLLDNFHKIDRDLIIVAQTLAEKAAGYIRTTLLEQTDAKEVAIIEGGCAISCHCGPRTVAIMYMRKAVHA, from the coding sequence CCGCTATATGTTGTGTTCGGTGAAACCGCTTATAAGGACAAGCTTGAAATCACCACAACCGACATTTACCGCAGGGTGGATGAAGGCGGAGAGCTGCCCGGGACGGCGGCGCCTTCGCCGGCTGATTTTGTCACAGCCTTCGCGCCCTGCATCGAGCAAGGACAGGACATCGTATTTATCAGCATGTCCTCGAAGCTCTCTTCCACCTATCAGAACGCGCTTATTGCTGCAGAGGAATTCCCGGCTGGACGTGTAAGTGTCGTCGACTCGATGCATGTATCCGGCGGCGTCGCGCTCCTTGTCATCAAAGCGGCTTTGGCGGCAAAGGACGGCGCCAGTCCGCAGCAGATCGTCGAGCTCGTTGAGGAGTGGCGCGAACGCGTCGAGATGGAAGTGCTTGTTGACAGCCTTGATTATTTGCACAGGGGCGGCCGTGTCTCCAGCGTTCAGCATATGATCGGCAGCCTGCTCAAAATTCGCCCCGTGCTGCGAATCAAGGACGGCTTCGTCATTTCCGCCGATAAATATAGAGGCAAAACGGAGAAGGCTGTTCAGCGGATGCTGCAGCATCTCCTCGACAATTTTCACAAGATCGATCGTGATTTAATTATCGTGGCCCAGACGCTTGCCGAGAAAGCTGCGGGTTACATCCGGACAACGCTGCTGGAGCAGACGGATGCAAAAGAAGTGGCCATTATCGAAGGCGGCTGCGCAATTTCCTGCCATTGCGGCCCGCGTACCGTTGCCATTATGTACATGCGCAAAGCTGTCCATGCCTAG